From the genome of Bordetella sp. H567, one region includes:
- the aceF gene encoding dihydrolipoyllysine-residue acetyltransferase, protein MSNTVEIKVPDIGDFKEVEVIEVLVAPGDTIKPEQSLITVESDKASMEIPSSEGGVVKSVKVKVGDKVSMGTVVLELEAGGAAEAPAAAPAKQEEKPAAQPQSQPAQAAAQPQAAAPAPAPAGGGEAVIEVPDIGDFKEVEVIEVMVAVGDTIKTEQSLITVESDKASMEIPASQGGVVKEVRVKVGDKVSKGTPLVVVEGGAPAAAPSGQAAAPAPAAAPAQAAPASAAAAAPAPAAAARPAPPAAALPAADLKPGQLPHASPSVRKFARELGVDLARVAGSGPKGRITQEDVRGFVKQALAGGAPAAAGAAAGGNVGGLNVLAWPQIDFSKFGPVEAKPLSRIKKISGANLHRNWVMIPHVTNNDEADITDLEALRVTLNKENEKAGIKVTMLAFLIKAIVAALKKFPEFNASLDGDNLVLKQYYHIGFAADTPNGLVVPVLRDADKKGILDLARETSEMARKARDGKLSPSEMQGGCFSISSLGGIGGTHFTPIINAPEVAILGVSRSEFKPVWDGKQFVPRLKLPLSLSYDHRVIDGAAAARFNAYLGALLADFRRIAL, encoded by the coding sequence ATGAGCAATACGGTGGAAATCAAGGTACCTGACATCGGCGACTTCAAGGAAGTCGAAGTCATCGAAGTGCTGGTGGCTCCCGGCGACACGATCAAGCCCGAACAGAGCCTGATCACGGTGGAGTCGGACAAGGCGTCCATGGAAATCCCGTCGTCCGAAGGCGGGGTGGTCAAGTCGGTGAAGGTCAAGGTTGGCGACAAGGTGTCCATGGGCACGGTCGTCCTGGAACTGGAAGCGGGCGGCGCGGCCGAAGCGCCCGCCGCCGCGCCGGCGAAGCAGGAAGAAAAGCCCGCGGCCCAGCCCCAGAGCCAGCCTGCCCAGGCGGCCGCGCAGCCCCAGGCGGCGGCGCCCGCGCCCGCGCCCGCGGGCGGCGGCGAAGCCGTCATCGAGGTGCCGGACATCGGGGACTTCAAGGAAGTCGAGGTCATCGAAGTGATGGTCGCTGTCGGCGACACGATCAAGACCGAGCAAAGCCTGATCACGGTGGAGTCGGACAAGGCCTCGATGGAAATCCCCGCGTCGCAGGGCGGCGTGGTGAAGGAAGTGCGCGTCAAGGTGGGTGACAAGGTGTCCAAGGGCACGCCGCTGGTCGTGGTGGAAGGCGGCGCCCCGGCTGCCGCGCCGTCCGGCCAGGCCGCCGCGCCCGCTCCGGCCGCCGCCCCGGCGCAGGCCGCACCGGCAAGCGCGGCTGCCGCGGCGCCCGCGCCCGCGGCTGCCGCACGGCCGGCGCCCCCCGCTGCCGCGTTGCCCGCCGCCGATCTCAAGCCCGGCCAGCTGCCGCACGCGTCACCGTCGGTGCGCAAGTTCGCGCGCGAACTGGGCGTGGACCTGGCGCGCGTGGCGGGCAGCGGCCCGAAGGGCCGTATCACGCAGGAAGACGTGCGCGGCTTCGTCAAGCAGGCCTTGGCCGGCGGCGCGCCCGCCGCGGCCGGCGCGGCGGCAGGCGGCAATGTCGGCGGCCTGAACGTGCTGGCCTGGCCGCAGATCGACTTCAGCAAGTTCGGTCCCGTCGAAGCCAAGCCGCTGTCGCGCATCAAGAAGATTTCCGGCGCGAACCTGCACCGCAACTGGGTCATGATCCCGCACGTCACCAATAACGACGAAGCGGACATCACCGACCTGGAAGCGCTGCGCGTGACCTTGAACAAGGAAAACGAGAAGGCCGGGATCAAGGTCACCATGCTCGCCTTCCTGATCAAGGCGATCGTGGCGGCGCTGAAGAAGTTCCCCGAGTTCAACGCATCGCTGGATGGCGACAACCTGGTGCTCAAGCAGTACTACCACATCGGCTTCGCGGCCGACACGCCCAATGGGCTGGTGGTGCCCGTGCTGCGCGATGCGGACAAGAAAGGCATCCTGGACCTGGCGCGCGAAACCTCCGAAATGGCCAGGAAGGCGCGCGACGGCAAGCTGTCGCCGTCCGAAATGCAGGGCGGCTGCTTCTCGATATCCTCGCTGGGCGGGATCGGCGGCACGCATTTCACGCCCATCATCAATGCGCCCGAAGTGGCCATCCTGGGCGTGTCGCGCTCCGAGTTCAAACCGGTATGGGACGGCAAGCAGTTCGTGCCGCGCCTGAAGCTGCCGCTGTCGCTGTCCTATGACCACCGTGTCATCGACGGCGCGGCCGCCGCCCGCTTCAATGCCTATCTGGGTGCGCTGCTGGCCGACTTCCGCCGCATCGCGCTGTAA
- the lpdA gene encoding dihydrolipoyl dehydrogenase: MSNTVEIKVPDIGDFKEVEVIEVLVAAGDSIKAEQSLITVESDKASMEIPSSQGGVVKAVKVKVGDKVSMGTAILDLEPAEAGAAQAAPVQAAAAPAPDASAPAPAAEKSAPPPAAGAAAAVAPAAATYSGGVDIECDMLVLGAGPGGYSAAFRAADLGLKTVLVERYSSLGGVCLNVGCIPSKALLHVAAVMEEAKALADHGISFGEPKIDLDKLRSFKDSVVGKLTGGLGGMAKMRKVTVVTGVGEFADPHHMTVKGADGKTQTVRFKQAIIAAGSQAVRLPFMPDDERVVDSTGALLLRGIPKKMLIVGGGIIGLEMGTVYSALGARLDVVEMLDGLMQGADRDMVKVWQKMNTPRFDNIMLKTKTVAAEARKDGIYVSFEGEGAPKEPQRYDLVLQAVGRSPNGKKIGADKAGIAVTDRGFIPVDQQMRTNVPHIYAIGDIVGNPMLAHKAVHEGHVAAEAASGEKSFFDARVIPSVAYTDPEVAWVGLTEDDAKKQGIKIEKGVFPWAASGRAIANGRDEGFTKLIFDADNHRILGGGIVGTHAGDLISELALAVEMGADVVDIARTIHPHPTLGESVGMAAEVAEGVCTDLPPVKKK, translated from the coding sequence ATGAGCAATACGGTGGAAATCAAGGTTCCCGATATCGGCGACTTCAAGGAAGTCGAGGTCATCGAAGTGCTGGTGGCCGCCGGCGATAGCATCAAGGCGGAACAAAGCCTGATCACGGTGGAATCGGACAAGGCGTCGATGGAAATCCCGTCTTCGCAGGGCGGGGTGGTCAAGGCGGTGAAGGTCAAGGTCGGCGACAAGGTGTCCATGGGCACCGCCATCCTGGACCTGGAACCGGCCGAAGCCGGGGCGGCGCAGGCCGCGCCGGTCCAGGCGGCAGCGGCGCCGGCGCCCGACGCGTCCGCGCCCGCTCCCGCGGCCGAGAAATCCGCGCCGCCGCCCGCGGCGGGCGCCGCGGCCGCCGTCGCGCCGGCCGCCGCCACGTATTCGGGCGGCGTGGACATCGAATGCGACATGCTGGTCCTGGGCGCGGGCCCCGGCGGCTATTCCGCCGCCTTCCGCGCCGCGGACCTGGGCCTGAAGACCGTGCTGGTGGAGCGCTATTCCTCGCTGGGCGGCGTCTGCCTGAACGTGGGCTGCATTCCCTCCAAGGCCTTGCTGCACGTGGCCGCCGTGATGGAAGAAGCCAAGGCGCTGGCCGATCACGGCATCAGTTTCGGCGAGCCCAAGATCGACCTGGACAAGCTGCGCAGCTTCAAGGACAGCGTGGTCGGCAAGCTGACCGGCGGCCTGGGTGGCATGGCCAAGATGCGCAAGGTGACGGTGGTGACCGGGGTGGGCGAATTCGCCGATCCCCATCACATGACCGTCAAGGGCGCGGACGGCAAGACGCAGACGGTGCGCTTCAAGCAGGCCATCATCGCCGCGGGCAGCCAGGCGGTGCGGCTGCCCTTCATGCCCGACGACGAGCGCGTGGTCGATTCCACCGGCGCGTTGCTGCTGCGCGGCATCCCCAAGAAAATGCTGATCGTGGGCGGCGGCATCATCGGCCTGGAAATGGGCACGGTGTACTCCGCGCTGGGCGCGCGCCTGGACGTGGTCGAGATGCTGGACGGCCTGATGCAGGGCGCGGACCGCGACATGGTCAAGGTGTGGCAGAAGATGAACACGCCGCGCTTCGACAACATCATGCTCAAGACGAAGACCGTGGCCGCCGAAGCCCGCAAGGACGGCATCTACGTGAGCTTCGAAGGCGAGGGCGCCCCCAAGGAGCCGCAGCGCTACGACCTGGTGTTGCAGGCCGTGGGACGTTCCCCCAACGGCAAGAAGATCGGCGCCGACAAGGCCGGCATCGCGGTGACCGACCGGGGCTTCATTCCGGTCGACCAACAGATGCGCACCAACGTGCCGCACATCTACGCCATCGGCGACATCGTCGGCAACCCGATGCTGGCGCACAAGGCCGTGCATGAAGGCCACGTGGCGGCGGAAGCGGCGTCGGGCGAGAAGTCTTTCTTCGATGCGCGCGTGATCCCTTCCGTGGCCTATACGGACCCCGAAGTGGCATGGGTGGGCCTGACCGAGGACGACGCGAAGAAGCAGGGCATCAAGATCGAGAAGGGCGTGTTCCCGTGGGCGGCGTCCGGCCGCGCCATCGCCAACGGCCGCGACGAAGGCTTCACCAAGCTGATCTTCGACGCGGACAACCACCGCATCCTGGGCGGCGGCATCGTCGGCACGCATGCCGGCGACCTGATCAGCGAACTGGCGCTGGCCGTGGAGATGGGCGCGGATGTCGTGGACATCGCCAGGACGATCCACCCGCATCCCACGCTGGGCGAATCGGTGGGCATGGCCGCGGAAGTCGCCGAAGGCGTCTGCACGGATCTGCCGCCGGTGAAGAAGAAGTAG
- a CDS encoding cephalosporin hydroxylase family protein produces MNDSFQKEVAARIDANAHDDALKQAARGFLLASIAPKYSYNFNWLGRPIIQYPQDMVAMQELIWTVKPDLIIETGIAHGGSLILSASMLALLDMEEAIAAGTTIDPRQSRRKVVGIDIDIRPHNREAIAAHAMSSRIQMIQGSSIAPEVVDQVRALAAGHQTVLVCLDSNHTHAHVLAELEAYAPLTSVGSYCVVFDTVVEDLPASLSNDRPWGPGDNPKTAVWDYVRRHPSFEIDRDIENKVLISVAPDGYLKRTS; encoded by the coding sequence ATGAATGACTCGTTCCAGAAAGAAGTCGCCGCCCGCATCGACGCCAATGCGCACGATGATGCGTTGAAGCAGGCGGCACGCGGATTCCTGCTGGCTTCCATCGCGCCCAAGTATTCCTACAACTTCAATTGGCTGGGCCGCCCCATCATCCAGTATCCGCAGGACATGGTGGCGATGCAGGAACTGATCTGGACGGTCAAGCCGGACCTGATCATCGAAACCGGCATCGCGCACGGCGGATCGCTCATCCTCAGCGCCTCGATGCTGGCCCTGCTGGACATGGAAGAAGCCATCGCGGCGGGTACGACCATCGATCCGCGGCAATCGCGGCGCAAGGTGGTCGGCATAGACATCGATATCCGCCCGCACAACCGCGAGGCCATCGCGGCCCACGCCATGTCCTCGCGCATCCAGATGATCCAGGGCTCCAGCATTGCCCCGGAAGTGGTGGACCAGGTCCGGGCCTTGGCGGCCGGGCACCAGACGGTGCTGGTATGCCTGGACAGCAACCATACGCATGCGCACGTGTTGGCGGAACTGGAGGCATACGCGCCGCTGACCAGCGTGGGCAGCTACTGTGTCGTGTTCGATACCGTGGTGGAGGATCTGCCCGCGTCCCTGTCCAACGACCGCCCCTGGGGCCCCGGCGACAATCCCAAGACGGCAGTGTGGGACTACGTGCGGCGCCATCCGTCCTTCGAGATCGACCGGGATATCGAAAACAAGGTGTTGATTTCGGTCGCGCCCGACGGCTATCTGAAGAGGACTTCCTGA
- a CDS encoding class I SAM-dependent methyltransferase, with the protein MSEILYEQRDFPVFQNRMYATRAAARQCPKGDIRLAQDPNTGIVANLAFRPELMVYDEHYQNEQGNSPSFQRHLADVGDIVERLLGRQSLVEVGCGKGYFLETLADRGCDIAGFDPAYEGENPRIRRELFAPSLVGRGAGLILRHVLEHIQDPLPFLRQLAQANGHAGRIYIEVPCLDWILAHKAWFDFFYEHVNYFRLDDFHRIFDRVIESGRIFGGQYLYVVADLGSLRQALPPAQPVGLPDGFLSSIERLGASRTGAGVVWGGASKGVIFALLMERRGRAIDTIIDINPAKQGKYIAATGLQVSTPEAALGGLPAGAPIYVMNSNYLPEIKDMTGNAYTYIGVDDE; encoded by the coding sequence ATGAGCGAGATTCTCTACGAACAACGGGACTTCCCGGTTTTCCAGAACCGCATGTACGCGACGCGCGCGGCGGCACGCCAGTGCCCCAAGGGCGACATCCGCCTGGCCCAGGATCCCAACACAGGGATCGTCGCCAACCTGGCCTTCCGGCCCGAGCTGATGGTGTACGACGAGCACTACCAGAACGAGCAAGGCAATAGTCCCTCCTTCCAACGCCACCTGGCGGACGTGGGCGACATCGTGGAACGCCTGCTGGGACGGCAGAGCCTGGTGGAAGTGGGCTGCGGCAAAGGCTATTTCCTGGAAACATTGGCCGACCGCGGCTGCGATATCGCCGGCTTCGACCCTGCCTACGAAGGCGAGAACCCGCGTATCCGGCGCGAGCTTTTCGCGCCTTCGCTGGTCGGGCGCGGCGCGGGATTGATCCTGCGCCACGTCCTGGAGCACATACAGGACCCGCTGCCCTTCCTGCGGCAGCTGGCCCAGGCCAACGGCCATGCCGGCCGCATCTATATCGAGGTGCCCTGCCTGGACTGGATCCTGGCCCACAAGGCGTGGTTCGACTTCTTCTACGAGCATGTCAACTACTTCCGCCTCGATGACTTCCACCGCATCTTCGATCGGGTGATCGAGTCGGGCCGGATCTTCGGCGGCCAGTACCTGTACGTCGTGGCGGACCTGGGCAGCCTGCGCCAGGCGCTTCCACCGGCGCAACCCGTTGGGCTGCCGGACGGCTTCCTGTCGTCCATCGAGCGGCTGGGCGCGTCTCGCACCGGGGCCGGGGTGGTCTGGGGTGGCGCCTCCAAGGGCGTGATCTTCGCCTTGCTGATGGAACGGCGGGGCCGCGCAATCGACACCATCATTGACATCAACCCGGCAAAACAGGGCAAGTACATCGCCGCGACGGGACTCCAGGTCAGCACGCCCGAAGCCGCGCTGGGCGGCCTGCCGGCCGGTGCGCCCATCTATGTGATGAATTCCAACTACCTGCCGGAAATCAAGGACATGACTGGCAATGCCTATACCTACATCGGAGTCGACGATGAATGA
- a CDS encoding NAD-dependent epimerase/dehydratase family protein, translating to MKQKVLLTGASGFVGRHVLARLHAAGVPLRVIARPRRDRGADWPPGAEIIETGDLFAEPAAWWADVAAGCSRVLHLAWYVEPGLYLRSPRNLDCLAGTLAMARGCARAGVSRFVGVGTCFEYDTSAGHLSVDTPLRPMSPYAAAKAAAYLALDGFLREAGISFAWCRLFYLHGEGEDPRRLIAYVRQRLAQRLPVELTHANQVRDYMPVEDAARDLAQHLMGERQGAINVCSGRAVTVRALVEALADASGHRDLLRFGARPDNDIDPPVIVGVKD from the coding sequence ATGAAGCAGAAAGTGCTGCTTACCGGCGCCTCCGGCTTCGTCGGCAGGCATGTGCTGGCCCGCCTGCATGCCGCCGGCGTGCCGCTGCGTGTGATTGCCCGCCCCCGGCGCGACAGGGGCGCGGACTGGCCGCCCGGCGCCGAGATCATCGAGACCGGGGACCTGTTCGCCGAGCCCGCCGCGTGGTGGGCGGATGTCGCGGCCGGATGCAGCCGGGTATTGCATCTGGCCTGGTACGTGGAGCCAGGGCTCTACCTGCGATCGCCGCGCAACCTGGACTGCCTGGCCGGCACGCTGGCCATGGCGCGGGGATGCGCGCGCGCCGGCGTATCGCGCTTCGTGGGCGTCGGCACCTGCTTCGAATACGACACCAGCGCCGGGCACCTGTCGGTCGATACGCCCCTGCGACCCATGTCTCCCTATGCCGCGGCCAAGGCCGCCGCCTACCTGGCGCTGGACGGCTTTCTCCGCGAAGCGGGCATTTCCTTTGCCTGGTGCCGCCTGTTCTACCTGCACGGCGAAGGGGAAGACCCGCGCCGCCTGATCGCCTATGTCAGGCAGCGCCTGGCCCAGCGGCTGCCGGTGGAATTGACGCACGCGAACCAGGTCAGGGACTACATGCCGGTCGAGGATGCCGCCCGCGATCTCGCGCAGCACCTGATGGGCGAACGCCAAGGTGCGATCAACGTGTGTTCAGGGCGTGCCGTGACGGTGCGGGCCCTGGTCGAGGCACTCGCCGACGCGTCCGGCCACCGCGACCTGCTGCGTTTCGGCGCCCGTCCCGACAACGACATCGATCCGCCCGTCATCGTAGGCGTGAAGGACTGA
- a CDS encoding class I SAM-dependent methyltransferase, producing MNCRHCAHPLQHVFLDLGYAPPSNAYLTREDLSRPEKHFPLRVRVCEACWLVQTEDYAQADELFNAEYAYFSSTSTGWLAHARRYAQDMSRRLALNAESLVIEVASNDGYLLRNFIEMGVPCLGIEPTDSTAEAAERLGIPVLREFFGRALGERLAREGRQADLIAGNNVYAHVPDINDFTQGLQAALKPAGTITLEFPHVMQLIRQVQFDTVYHEHFSYLSLYTVQRIFGAAGLRIFDVQTLDTHGGSLRVFGCHETDGRPSTDAVEHVLAQEAAAGLRDLDTYLGFQQRADRVKDDLLAFLLEQKKAGRKVVAYGAAAKGNTLLNYAGIKPDLLPLVCDAAAAKQGKFMPGSHIPILAPDALAESRPDFVLILPWNIAPEVRRQNASLAERGVRFVTAVPGLVVQ from the coding sequence ATGAACTGTCGCCATTGCGCCCACCCCCTGCAACACGTATTCCTGGACCTGGGCTACGCGCCGCCTTCCAACGCCTATCTGACGCGCGAGGACCTGAGCCGGCCGGAGAAACATTTCCCCCTGCGCGTGCGCGTATGCGAGGCGTGCTGGCTGGTCCAGACGGAAGACTATGCCCAGGCCGACGAACTGTTCAATGCCGAATACGCGTACTTCTCCAGCACGTCCACCGGATGGCTGGCCCACGCGCGGCGCTATGCGCAGGATATGTCGCGCCGACTGGCACTGAACGCGGAAAGCCTGGTCATCGAAGTGGCGTCCAATGACGGATACCTGCTGCGCAACTTCATCGAGATGGGCGTGCCCTGCCTGGGCATCGAACCCACGGACAGTACGGCCGAGGCGGCGGAGCGGCTGGGCATTCCGGTATTGCGCGAATTCTTCGGGCGCGCCCTGGGCGAGCGGCTGGCGCGCGAAGGCCGGCAGGCCGACCTGATCGCGGGCAACAACGTGTACGCCCACGTGCCGGATATCAACGACTTCACCCAGGGCCTGCAAGCGGCCCTCAAGCCGGCGGGCACCATCACGCTGGAATTTCCCCACGTGATGCAGCTGATCCGGCAGGTGCAGTTCGATACCGTCTATCACGAGCATTTCTCGTATCTGTCGCTTTATACGGTGCAGCGCATCTTTGGCGCCGCCGGGCTGCGGATATTCGACGTGCAGACGCTCGATACGCATGGCGGGAGCTTGCGGGTGTTCGGTTGCCATGAGACAGACGGCCGGCCGTCCACCGATGCGGTCGAGCATGTGCTTGCGCAGGAGGCGGCCGCGGGCTTGCGCGACCTGGACACCTACCTCGGCTTCCAGCAACGCGCCGATCGCGTGAAGGACGACCTGCTGGCCTTTCTCCTGGAGCAGAAAAAGGCGGGCCGGAAAGTCGTGGCCTATGGCGCCGCGGCCAAGGGCAACACACTGCTGAACTACGCGGGTATCAAGCCGGACCTCCTACCGCTGGTCTGCGACGCGGCCGCGGCCAAGCAGGGCAAGTTCATGCCGGGCAGCCATATCCCCATCCTGGCGCCGGATGCGCTGGCCGAAAGCCGGCCCGATTTCGTGCTTATCCTGCCGTGGAACATCGCACCGGAGGTCAGGCGGCAGAACGCATCCCTGGCCGAACGCGGCGTGCGGTTCGTCACGGCCGTACCCGGCCTGGTCGTCCAATGA
- a CDS encoding dTDP-4-dehydrorhamnose 3,5-epimerase family protein, with the protein MKRLDSHDTPIPGVRRVVSARLGDARGHLARVFCRDELADAGWTGPVAQANMTLTHARGTVRGLHYQEPPDAEMKLVRCVRGEVWDVVLDLRRGSPTFLRWHAERLSAANLTALLIPEGCAHGFQTLTDDVEMLYLHSAPYAAASERGISATDPRARIAWPLPIASMSERDRAFAPLADNFEGILLP; encoded by the coding sequence ATGAAACGCCTGGATAGCCACGATACCCCCATCCCCGGAGTGCGCCGCGTCGTGTCGGCGCGCCTTGGCGATGCCCGCGGCCATCTGGCACGGGTGTTCTGCCGCGACGAGCTGGCCGACGCAGGCTGGACCGGCCCGGTTGCCCAGGCCAACATGACGCTGACCCATGCGCGCGGTACCGTGCGCGGCCTCCATTACCAGGAACCCCCGGACGCGGAGATGAAGCTGGTGCGCTGCGTGCGCGGCGAGGTCTGGGATGTGGTGCTGGACCTGCGGCGCGGCTCCCCGACCTTCCTGCGCTGGCATGCCGAACGGCTGTCCGCCGCCAATCTGACCGCGCTCCTGATTCCCGAAGGCTGCGCCCATGGATTCCAGACGCTGACGGATGACGTCGAAATGCTTTACCTGCACTCGGCGCCTTATGCCGCCGCGAGCGAGCGCGGCATCAGCGCCACGGACCCGCGCGCGCGCATCGCATGGCCCTTGCCGATCGCGTCCATGTCGGAGCGCGATCGCGCGTTCGCCCCGCTCGCGGACAACTTCGAAGGCATTCTTCTGCCATGA
- the rfbG gene encoding CDP-glucose 4,6-dehydratase, with product MEAMGLTSRYLPDAGFWQGRRVLLTGHTGFKGGWLAFWLHRLGARVTGLSLAPATAPNLFEAIGLQTLCESRIGDIRDPASVREAVSAAQPEVVLHLAAQPLVRAGYRAPLDTFATNVMGTAQVLDALRDAPSARVAVMVTTDKVYRNREWIWPYREDDALGGHDPYSASKAACEAAIDSWRASYLDAQGVAVASARAGNVIGGGDWSEDRLIPDAVRAWQAGQELDVRRPDAVRPWQHVIEPLAGYLALAEALWRQPGLPRAYNFGPPPHEAASVRDVIELARTFLPGARVRYGEAPQGPHEAGLLALDTSRARSTLRIGQRFGLAEAVRRTLAWYADHAKGVPAATLCERDIEAWTRDE from the coding sequence ATGGAAGCGATGGGACTGACTTCCCGCTACCTTCCCGATGCGGGGTTCTGGCAAGGGCGGCGGGTACTGTTGACGGGACATACCGGCTTCAAGGGCGGTTGGCTGGCCTTCTGGCTGCACCGCCTGGGCGCGCGCGTCACCGGCCTGTCCCTGGCCCCGGCCACCGCGCCCAATCTTTTCGAAGCCATCGGCCTGCAAACGCTATGCGAGAGCCGCATCGGCGATATCCGCGATCCGGCATCGGTGCGCGAGGCGGTTTCCGCGGCCCAGCCGGAAGTGGTGCTGCACCTGGCGGCGCAGCCGCTGGTACGCGCGGGCTATCGGGCGCCGCTGGACACCTTTGCCACCAACGTGATGGGCACGGCCCAGGTGCTGGATGCCTTGCGGGACGCCCCGTCCGCGCGCGTCGCGGTGATGGTCACCACCGACAAGGTCTATCGCAACCGTGAATGGATATGGCCGTACAGGGAAGACGATGCCCTGGGTGGCCACGACCCCTACAGCGCCAGCAAGGCCGCCTGCGAAGCAGCCATCGACAGCTGGCGCGCGTCTTATCTGGACGCCCAGGGCGTTGCCGTTGCCAGCGCCCGCGCGGGCAACGTCATCGGCGGTGGCGACTGGTCCGAGGACCGCTTGATCCCCGACGCCGTGCGCGCCTGGCAGGCTGGCCAGGAGCTGGACGTCCGTCGCCCCGATGCCGTACGGCCCTGGCAACACGTCATCGAACCGCTGGCGGGCTACCTGGCGCTGGCCGAGGCGCTCTGGCGCCAGCCCGGCTTGCCGCGTGCCTACAACTTCGGCCCGCCACCGCATGAGGCGGCATCGGTGCGGGATGTGATCGAACTGGCCCGGACCTTCCTGCCCGGCGCGCGGGTGCGCTACGGCGAGGCACCGCAGGGGCCGCACGAGGCCGGCCTGCTGGCCCTGGACACGTCGCGTGCCCGCTCCACGCTGCGCATCGGGCAGCGCTTCGGGCTGGCCGAAGCCGTGCGGCGCACGCTGGCCTGGTATGCGGATCACGCCAAGGGCGTACCGGCCGCCACGCTGTGCGAGCGCGATATCGAGGCATGGACGCGCGACGAATGA
- the rfbF gene encoding glucose-1-phosphate cytidylyltransferase yields the protein MKAIILAGGLGTRISEETITRPKPMVEIGGKPILWHIMKIYSAHGVNDFVICCGYKGYMIKEYFANYFLHMSDITFDMANNKMVVHERKAEPWRVTLVDTGEHSMTGGRLKRVAQYVKDEEAFCFTYGDGVADIDISSLIAFHREHGRAGTVTAVRPPGRYGALMLDRTRVTGFQEKPPGDGGLINGGFFVLAPSVLDLIEHDGSSWEGEPLAQLVRQDELRAYEHDGFWQPMDTLRDKNYLEELWSTGTAPWKRWD from the coding sequence GTGAAAGCGATTATTCTCGCGGGGGGGCTGGGCACGCGCATCTCCGAAGAGACGATCACCCGCCCCAAGCCCATGGTGGAAATCGGCGGCAAGCCCATCCTGTGGCACATCATGAAGATCTATTCGGCGCACGGCGTGAATGATTTCGTGATCTGCTGCGGATACAAGGGCTACATGATCAAGGAATACTTCGCCAATTACTTCCTGCACATGTCGGACATTACGTTCGACATGGCGAACAACAAGATGGTCGTGCATGAGCGCAAGGCCGAACCCTGGCGCGTCACGCTGGTGGACACCGGCGAACACTCCATGACCGGCGGCCGTCTCAAGCGTGTCGCGCAGTACGTCAAGGACGAAGAGGCCTTCTGCTTCACCTATGGCGATGGCGTGGCGGACATCGACATCTCGTCGCTGATCGCCTTCCACCGCGAACACGGGCGGGCCGGCACGGTGACGGCGGTGCGGCCGCCCGGGCGTTACGGCGCGCTGATGCTGGACCGCACCCGCGTGACCGGCTTCCAGGAGAAGCCCCCCGGGGACGGCGGCCTGATCAACGGCGGCTTCTTCGTGCTTGCGCCATCGGTCCTGGACCTTATCGAACACGACGGCAGCAGCTGGGAAGGCGAACCGCTGGCGCAGCTGGTGCGCCAGGACGAGCTTCGCGCTTACGAGCATGACGGGTTTTGGCAGCCGATGGATACCCTGCGCGACAAGAATTACCTGGAAGAACTCTGGAGCACGGGCACGGCGCCATGGAAGCGATGGGACTGA